Proteins from a genomic interval of Undibacterium parvum:
- the ccoO gene encoding cytochrome-c oxidase, cbb3-type subunit II, which yields MRNFTHDLIERNVGLLLVLVILTISVGGLVEIVPLFFQKSTTEAVEGMKPYSALQLTGRDIYLREGCYACHSQMIRPFRAETERYGHYSVAGESVYDHPFQWGSKRTGPDLARVGGRYSDTWHRDHLNNPRAVVPESNMPAYSWLEKTKLDPAEITPKFKAMKTLGVPYTDQQVKDAASELVDKTEMDAVVAYLQILGTAIKNKN from the coding sequence ATGCGAAATTTTACACACGATTTAATTGAACGTAATGTCGGCTTGTTACTGGTGCTGGTGATTTTAACCATCAGCGTCGGTGGCTTGGTTGAAATCGTTCCTTTGTTTTTTCAAAAATCAACCACCGAAGCGGTCGAAGGTATGAAGCCGTATTCGGCCCTGCAATTGACTGGCCGCGACATTTATCTGCGTGAGGGTTGTTACGCTTGTCACTCGCAAATGATACGTCCATTCCGCGCAGAGACTGAACGTTATGGTCATTATTCGGTTGCCGGTGAATCCGTTTACGATCACCCGTTTCAATGGGGAAGTAAGCGTACCGGTCCTGATTTGGCACGTGTTGGTGGTCGCTACAGCGATACCTGGCACCGCGATCATTTGAATAATCCACGTGCCGTGGTGCCAGAATCAAATATGCCGGCGTACTCATGGTTGGAAAAAACTAAGTTGGATCCCGCCGAAATTACCCCGAAATTTAAGGCTATGAAGACCTTGGGTGTGCCGTACACGGATCAACAAGTGAAAGACGCAGCATCTGAATTGGTGGATAAAACTGAGATGGATGCGGTTGTTGCTTACTTGCAGATTTTGGGTACTGCAATCAAAAACAAAAATTAA
- a CDS encoding cbb3-type cytochrome oxidase subunit 3, whose protein sequence is MNFTILSSIVTVVSMVVFLGIIYWAFSSKNKARFEEIGRMPIDNDNGK, encoded by the coding sequence ATGAATTTCACGATACTCAGCAGCATAGTGACAGTGGTTAGCATGGTGGTTTTTCTTGGCATTATTTATTGGGCCTTTAGCTCAAAGAATAAGGCGCGCTTTGAAGAAATAGGGCGCATGCCAATTGATAACGATAACGGGAAATAG